The following are encoded together in the Cynocephalus volans isolate mCynVol1 chromosome 4, mCynVol1.pri, whole genome shotgun sequence genome:
- the LOC134376750 gene encoding olfactory receptor 5D13-like, translating into RTQENQTSRFTFILLGFSEYPNLQVPLFLVFLAIYTVTVLGNLGMIAIIKINPKLHTPMYFFLSHLSFVDFCYSTVVTPKLLENLVVEDRTISFTGCIMQFFFACIFVVTETFMLAVMAYDRFEAVCNPLIYTVVMSQKLCSMLVAASYCWGTVCSLTLTYFLLELSFRGNNTINNFVCEHAAIVAVSCSDPYISQKIILVSATFNEISSLMIILTSYVFIFITVMKMHSTGGRQKAFSTCASHLTAITIFHGTILFLYCVPNSKSSWLMIKVASVFYTVVIPMLNPLIYSLRNKDVKETVKKLINHKLFCHIL; encoded by the coding sequence AGGACTCAAGAAAATCAGACTTCAAGATTCACCTTCATCCTCCTGGGCTTCTCAGAATATCCAAACCTCCAGGTGCCCCTCTTCCTGGTGTTCCTGGCCATCTACACAGTCACTGTGCTGGGGAACTTGGGCATGATTGCAATCATCAAGATCAATCCCAaactccacacccccatgtactttttccttagCCACTTGTCCTTTGTTGATTTCTGTTACTCTACAGTAGTTACACCCAAACTGTTGGAGAACTTGGTTGTAGAAGACAGGACCATCTCCTTCACAGGATGCATCATGCAATTCTTCTTTGCATGCATATTTGTGGTGACAGAAACTTTCATGTTGGcggtgatggcctatgaccgatTTGAAGCTGTTTGCAACCCCCTGATCTACACAGTTGTCATGTCTCAGAAGCTTTGTTCCATGTTAGTGGCTGCATCGTACTGTTGGGGGACAGTCTGTTCTCTGACACTTACCTATTTTCTACTGGAATTGTCCTTCAGAGGAAATAATACCATAAATAACTTTGTGTGTGAGCATGCTGCCATTGTTGCTGTGTCCTGCTCTGACCCCTACATTAGCCAGAAGATCATTTTAGTCTCTgccacattcaatgaaataagcaGCCTGATGATCATTCTTActtcctatgttttcatttttatcactgTCATGAAGATGCATTCAACTGGGGGGCGCCAGAAAGCCTTCTCCACATGTGCGTCCCATCTAACCGCCATCACTATCTTCCATGGTAcaattctttttctctattgtgttcctAACTCCAAAAGTTCATGGCTCATGATCAAGGTGGCTTCTGTCTTTTATACAGTGGTCATCCCCATGTTGAATCCCCTTATCTATAGCCTCAGGAACAAGGATGTGAAGGAAACGGTCAAAAAGTTAATCAATCACAAATTATTTTGTCACATATTGTAA